Proteins encoded together in one Terriglobus saanensis SP1PR4 window:
- a CDS encoding GMC family oxidoreductase: protein MNNQDQGNGSEVFLNKVKANQANLKSNLRSSYDFIVCGSGSSGSVVARRLAEIENASVLLLEAGGLDEIATVSEPNQWPLNIGSERDWAFAAHPSRHLNGRSMGLPMGKLLGGGSSINAMIWSRGHKSDWDFFAEESGDPSWSYESILRTYQRIEDWHGSPDPSYRGTGGTVFVQPAPDPHPMALAMLVGAKSVGIPVFDSPNGIMVEGAGGSSIVDTRIRNGKRLSIFRTYIFPYMDRPNLTVLPNTLVSKVLFEGKRATGVEVVHEGKTIRIGAGHEVILSLGAFNTPKVLMQSGVGDQAELQRFGIPLVQHLPGVGQNFQDHIAASCIWESEQDIVMRNNGCEATVFWKSDPSLPEPDVQPLLLEFPYPSPDVAGSYPPPQRGWSLFATLIRPKSTGYIRLTGPAPSDPLEIHSNTLAHPDDVRALIRSVELCREIGNSAALRPFAKREVVPGKLPASQMDQFVRNAAVSYCHETCTSKMGRDAMSVVDSHLKVYGVENLRIADGSIMPRITTGNTMAPCVVIGERAAEIIKTRHRASSEAISAGIPR, encoded by the coding sequence ATGAATAACCAGGATCAGGGAAACGGATCAGAAGTATTTCTTAATAAGGTCAAAGCCAATCAGGCGAATCTGAAATCGAACCTGCGGTCCTCCTACGACTTTATCGTCTGCGGTTCTGGATCCTCTGGTTCGGTAGTCGCCCGCCGACTCGCCGAGATAGAAAACGCCAGTGTCCTGTTGTTAGAAGCGGGTGGCCTCGACGAAATTGCAACGGTCTCGGAACCCAACCAGTGGCCGCTCAATATCGGATCGGAACGCGACTGGGCCTTTGCGGCTCATCCCTCTCGCCATTTGAACGGCAGATCGATGGGACTTCCCATGGGCAAGTTACTTGGTGGTGGGTCAAGTATCAATGCCATGATCTGGTCGCGCGGGCACAAGAGTGATTGGGATTTCTTCGCCGAGGAATCGGGCGATCCATCCTGGAGCTACGAATCCATACTCCGCACGTATCAACGCATCGAAGACTGGCACGGCTCGCCGGATCCGAGTTATCGGGGAACGGGAGGAACCGTGTTCGTACAGCCTGCGCCAGACCCTCACCCGATGGCGCTCGCCATGCTGGTAGGTGCTAAGAGTGTCGGAATCCCTGTCTTCGACAGTCCCAATGGAATCATGGTGGAGGGTGCAGGCGGCAGCTCTATCGTCGATACAAGGATCCGAAACGGAAAGCGTCTCTCCATCTTCCGTACCTATATCTTCCCCTACATGGATCGTCCAAATCTGACGGTCCTTCCGAACACGCTCGTGAGCAAGGTTCTTTTTGAAGGCAAGCGTGCAACGGGCGTCGAGGTCGTTCATGAAGGGAAGACGATCCGCATCGGTGCTGGCCATGAGGTCATTCTGTCGTTGGGAGCCTTCAACACACCAAAGGTGCTGATGCAATCCGGTGTAGGAGATCAAGCGGAACTACAACGGTTTGGTATCCCGCTCGTTCAGCATCTGCCGGGTGTGGGACAAAACTTCCAGGATCACATCGCAGCAAGCTGCATCTGGGAATCTGAGCAGGATATCGTGATGCGCAATAATGGCTGCGAAGCAACGGTCTTCTGGAAGAGTGACCCATCACTTCCTGAACCCGATGTGCAACCCCTTCTGCTGGAGTTTCCTTACCCGAGTCCCGACGTAGCCGGCAGCTATCCACCGCCTCAACGAGGCTGGTCATTATTTGCGACACTTATCCGGCCGAAAAGCACAGGATACATCCGGCTGACAGGACCGGCGCCGTCAGATCCACTGGAAATTCACTCGAATACGTTGGCACATCCTGACGATGTACGAGCGTTGATTCGAAGCGTGGAACTCTGCCGTGAGATCGGCAACTCGGCCGCCCTTCGCCCATTTGCTAAACGCGAAGTCGTCCCAGGAAAGCTCCCAGCAAGCCAAATGGATCAGTTTGTTCGGAATGCCGCCGTGAGCTACTGCCACGAGACCTGCACATCCAAAATGGGGCGAGACGCCATGTCGGTTGTGGACAGCCACTTGAAAGTCTATGGAGTGGAGAATCTTCGCATCGCCGATGGATCGATCATGCCCCGCATAACAACCGGTAACACCATGGCGCCGTGCGTCGTCATCGGAGAACGTGCCGCGGAGATCATCAAGACCAGGCACCGGGCCAGCTCCGAAGCCATATCTGCTGGGATACCCCGATAA
- a CDS encoding efflux RND transporter permease subunit, translated as MNSLSLFGLVLAVGIVVDDAIVVVENVERNIQSGMSPQEAAHRTMDEVGGALISIALTLCAVFVPSAFLSGISGLFFRQFAVTIAASTVISCFVSLTLSPALCATLFKAHNPHFALQAGFVQRLLHRGFNRFNRSFDWLSVRYANFTRRLVRGIAMVFVVYVGLIVVAGVELLHAPTGFIPEQDQGYLITIVQLPAGATLARTEALVKKVMDIGLKTRGVEHIVSFAGLDAITSTVASNSGTIFSGLPALYDHSLPGVSANSALADFQKRLSGIKEAYVLTVLPPPVQGLGSSGGFKMMLEDRAGLGPEALVKAANTLAAAANKDPDFGGVFTLFNAGSPSIYADIDRVKAEKVGLTPTDVFSTLQVYLGSQYVNDFNYLGRTYRVVAQADGQFRRTPQDIARLKARNSSGEMVPIGTIAQLKDNTIPYRVPRYNLYPAAEVQGVAAPGVASGTALVRMEELAHQVLPAGIAFEWTELAYQQQERGTPTFIVFGAAALCVFLVLVAQYESWKLPLAIVLIVPMCLLASVTGLLIRGMPIDILAQIGFVVLIGLAAKNAILIVEFARQKQDQNGASPGEAAVHAAHTRLRPILMTSFAFILGVAPLAVATGAGAEMRRSLGTAVLFGMLGVTCFGLLFTPAFYTFIGNLSRKEESKKAV; from the coding sequence ATCAACAGCCTATCGTTATTCGGTCTGGTACTTGCGGTCGGTATCGTTGTCGACGACGCGATCGTTGTCGTTGAGAATGTTGAACGCAATATCCAATCCGGAATGTCGCCGCAGGAAGCTGCCCATCGGACGATGGACGAAGTGGGTGGCGCACTTATCTCAATTGCACTCACGCTTTGTGCAGTATTCGTTCCATCAGCTTTTCTGTCGGGTATCTCCGGCCTGTTCTTCCGTCAGTTCGCGGTGACCATCGCTGCATCTACCGTCATCTCCTGTTTTGTATCGCTGACCTTGAGCCCCGCCCTATGCGCCACGCTCTTCAAAGCGCACAACCCGCACTTCGCCTTGCAGGCCGGATTCGTGCAACGCCTGCTTCACAGAGGATTTAACCGTTTCAATCGGAGCTTCGATTGGCTCTCCGTTCGCTACGCGAATTTTACTCGACGTCTAGTCCGCGGAATTGCCATGGTCTTCGTTGTCTATGTCGGTTTGATCGTTGTTGCTGGCGTGGAACTCTTGCATGCGCCGACCGGCTTCATTCCCGAACAAGACCAAGGCTACCTCATCACCATCGTTCAGTTACCGGCCGGAGCAACCCTGGCCCGGACAGAAGCACTCGTCAAAAAAGTGATGGACATTGGTCTGAAGACGCGAGGCGTTGAGCATATCGTGTCTTTCGCAGGCCTTGACGCCATCACATCGACGGTAGCATCGAACTCAGGAACAATCTTCTCCGGCTTGCCTGCACTCTACGATCATTCACTCCCAGGGGTGTCGGCTAACTCTGCGCTGGCTGACTTTCAGAAGCGCCTCTCGGGCATCAAAGAAGCATACGTCCTGACAGTTTTGCCACCTCCGGTGCAGGGGCTTGGTAGCTCCGGTGGATTCAAAATGATGCTGGAGGATCGCGCAGGGCTTGGTCCTGAGGCCCTTGTAAAAGCTGCCAACACACTGGCCGCGGCCGCTAATAAGGACCCTGACTTCGGAGGCGTATTTACGCTGTTCAATGCCGGATCTCCATCCATTTACGCCGACATTGATCGCGTGAAAGCTGAAAAGGTAGGCCTCACACCAACGGACGTGTTTTCAACGCTGCAGGTGTACCTCGGCTCACAATATGTAAACGACTTCAACTATCTCGGCAGAACCTACAGGGTCGTTGCCCAAGCTGATGGGCAATTTCGGCGTACGCCACAAGACATCGCTCGCCTGAAGGCGCGTAATTCCTCTGGCGAGATGGTGCCGATCGGAACAATAGCGCAACTCAAGGACAACACGATTCCTTATCGTGTACCACGGTACAACCTGTATCCGGCTGCTGAGGTTCAAGGAGTCGCGGCGCCGGGCGTGGCGTCCGGGACCGCTCTGGTCCGGATGGAGGAACTTGCACACCAGGTTCTTCCGGCGGGTATCGCCTTCGAATGGACCGAGCTTGCCTACCAGCAACAAGAACGTGGGACGCCGACTTTCATCGTTTTCGGTGCGGCTGCGCTGTGCGTCTTCTTGGTGCTGGTCGCACAGTACGAAAGTTGGAAGTTGCCTCTGGCAATCGTCCTGATCGTTCCAATGTGTCTGCTTGCGTCCGTCACCGGCCTGCTTATCCGCGGTATGCCTATCGACATCCTGGCCCAAATTGGCTTCGTTGTTCTCATTGGCCTGGCAGCGAAGAATGCGATCCTGATTGTTGAGTTCGCGCGTCAGAAGCAAGATCAAAATGGTGCCTCTCCCGGTGAAGCCGCCGTGCATGCAGCACATACGCGTTTGCGCCCGATTCTGATGACCTCCTTCGCATTCATTTTGGGGGTTGCTCCGCTCGCGGTAGCGACGGGAGCAGGTGCGGAAATGCGCCGATCCCTTGGCACGGCGGTGTTGTTCGGAATGTTGGGCGTGACTTGCTTCGGTCTTCTCTTCACGCCGGCCTTCTACACGTTCATCGGAAACCTAAGCCGCAAAGAAGAGAGCAAGAAAGCGGTATGA
- a CDS encoding NAD(P)H-binding protein: protein MKLLLLGATGSVGGRTLELALSNDAFSEVTAPTRKPLAPNGRLVNPITSRLEELAPALMARRPDAVICALGTTQAKAGSKEAFRYVDYELPIVFGKAAHTAGVGTYAIVSAMGASPGSMSFYYRTKGEVERDIQEIGFRSLTICRPSLIGGKRNEARAAEGAALSLLRLLAPILPKKFHVNPADVIAATLLESIIVAKRGCHWIYAEEMT from the coding sequence ATGAAATTGCTACTGCTGGGTGCTACAGGATCGGTGGGAGGCCGAACATTAGAACTCGCTCTCTCCAATGATGCCTTTTCCGAGGTGACTGCGCCAACACGGAAACCGTTGGCACCGAACGGCAGACTGGTTAACCCGATCACGTCGCGCCTTGAGGAACTCGCTCCAGCTTTGATGGCGCGCAGGCCGGACGCTGTTATTTGCGCGCTGGGAACCACCCAGGCAAAAGCAGGCTCGAAAGAAGCGTTCCGTTACGTTGACTACGAACTACCTATCGTATTTGGCAAAGCCGCACACACTGCAGGCGTAGGAACATACGCGATTGTGAGTGCCATGGGCGCATCTCCGGGTTCCATGAGCTTCTACTACAGAACGAAAGGAGAGGTGGAGAGGGACATCCAGGAGATCGGCTTCCGATCCCTTACGATTTGCAGGCCCAGCCTTATCGGCGGGAAGCGAAATGAAGCAAGAGCTGCTGAGGGAGCGGCGTTGTCGCTTCTTCGACTCTTAGCTCCGATCCTGCCGAAGAAGTTTCATGTCAATCCAGCAGATGTCATTGCTGCTACGTTGCTCGAATCAATCATCGTTGCAAAAAGGGGATGTCACTGGATCTACGCTGAGGAAATGACCTGA
- a CDS encoding TetR/AcrR family transcriptional regulator translates to MAKIEKIPNDLRERKRQLTLDRIAEIGLKLFVENGYETTTLDAIAAASGISRRTFFYYLKSKEDVLLAHDSGKFAPALRPTFLKQSPKQSPIAAARKTFLALASTYETKESIVADQILRSIETLRLRKEALLVQAEEVLANAMYELWPDQTRRPTLRMDAMMAMGTLRIARENWLREDAAHPLTHYIDEAFDLLDHKSKR, encoded by the coding sequence GTGGCTAAGATAGAAAAAATCCCGAACGACCTACGCGAACGCAAACGCCAGTTGACGCTTGACCGGATTGCCGAAATCGGTCTGAAACTCTTTGTTGAAAATGGTTATGAGACGACGACGCTCGATGCGATAGCGGCGGCATCGGGAATATCGCGCCGCACGTTCTTCTACTACTTGAAGTCAAAAGAGGATGTTTTGCTGGCGCATGATAGCGGCAAGTTCGCTCCCGCCCTGCGTCCTACATTTCTCAAGCAATCGCCGAAGCAATCGCCAATCGCCGCCGCACGGAAGACATTCCTGGCCCTTGCTTCGACGTATGAGACCAAAGAGTCCATCGTCGCGGACCAAATCCTCCGATCGATAGAAACGCTTCGCCTACGCAAAGAGGCGCTTCTTGTTCAGGCGGAAGAAGTACTGGCTAATGCGATGTACGAATTGTGGCCAGATCAAACTCGGCGCCCTACTCTACGCATGGACGCCATGATGGCCATGGGTACGCTTCGAATTGCCAGAGAGAACTGGCTGCGGGAAGATGCGGCTCACCCGCTAACGCATTACATCGACGAAGCATTCGATCTTCTCGATCACAAGTCGAAGCGATGA
- a CDS encoding helix-turn-helix domain-containing protein — protein MLSTSIDSYRPMKVIASSADLPWEGFVVEKSISSPGILVPTSLDKHSIWQMVGPLSARGERSTGRGGFTSYAKVPGDITIVPAGPVPDVRLFPATELICCTFDKSFTEGISGEMDRRVSDAPVFSLSVRDATTTRLLDLLTEELEAGAQSGQLYAESLAQALAVRFLTSASALSRRLHARVSPLPPAILRKVKDLIENNFTRKLSLKTLASESGYSRAHFLRMFYASCGVTPHDYLVDRRLSHAKHLLKRARSPIAAIALECGFSSQAHMTSLFRQKLGVTPGDFRRSS, from the coding sequence GTGCTTTCTACTTCGATCGATTCGTACCGGCCGATGAAAGTAATCGCATCCAGTGCCGACCTTCCATGGGAGGGGTTCGTTGTCGAAAAGAGCATCAGCTCTCCCGGAATTCTGGTTCCGACGTCTTTGGATAAGCATTCTATTTGGCAGATGGTGGGCCCTCTCTCGGCCCGTGGCGAACGAAGTACGGGACGTGGTGGCTTTACCTCCTATGCAAAGGTGCCAGGAGATATCACGATCGTGCCTGCAGGGCCCGTCCCCGATGTACGCCTGTTTCCTGCGACGGAGTTGATCTGCTGTACGTTCGATAAGAGCTTCACCGAGGGTATTTCTGGCGAGATGGATCGTCGAGTATCCGATGCCCCTGTATTTAGTCTCTCGGTGCGCGATGCCACCACCACTCGCCTGCTGGACTTACTTACGGAAGAGTTGGAAGCTGGCGCGCAGTCAGGCCAACTGTATGCGGAATCCCTTGCGCAAGCGCTAGCCGTTCGCTTTTTGACAAGCGCCTCCGCTCTGTCCAGGAGACTTCACGCGCGGGTTTCCCCTCTGCCTCCAGCAATACTCCGAAAGGTCAAAGACCTGATAGAAAACAACTTCACTCGGAAATTGTCTCTGAAAACGCTTGCGTCAGAGAGTGGATACAGCAGAGCTCACTTTCTTCGCATGTTTTATGCATCGTGTGGAGTAACCCCGCATGACTATCTGGTAGATCGTCGTCTCAGCCATGCAAAACATCTGCTAAAGCGGGCGCGTTCGCCGATAGCCGCCATTGCGCTGGAATGTGGATTTTCAAGCCAGGCGCACATGACGAGCCTGTTCCGCCAGAAATTGGGAGTTACCCCCGGAGACTTTCGCAGAAGCTCTTAG
- a CDS encoding efflux RND transporter periplasmic adaptor subunit — translation MTPGQFARVRVIVSAPTPKLLVPDAAVLPDQSLRIVMTVSPNGIVTPKPVVTGEIRDGLRVIQSGLTPNDRVVIDGLSYAVPGAKVTTQDGEIRLVPSRD, via the coding sequence ATGACACCCGGCCAGTTCGCACGAGTTCGTGTAATCGTCTCCGCTCCTACGCCCAAGCTTCTGGTACCGGACGCAGCAGTGCTGCCTGACCAATCGTTGCGCATCGTCATGACGGTCTCACCAAACGGAATTGTCACGCCAAAGCCGGTCGTAACGGGCGAGATTCGCGACGGGTTACGAGTGATTCAATCGGGACTGACCCCGAACGACCGAGTAGTTATTGACGGACTTTCCTACGCGGTACCTGGAGCGAAAGTTACCACACAGGACGGCGAGATACGCCTCGTCCCCAGCCGAGACTAA
- a CDS encoding SDR family NAD(P)-dependent oxidoreductase yields the protein MSSSKVWFITGASRGFGRVWAEAALKRGDRVVAAARNPGDLDELVKTHADAVLVLPLDVTDRDAVFKAVAQAFVHFERLDVILCNAGYGYMGAIEELEPAQVKANFETNVFGTLSVIQAALPILRIQGNGHIITVSSIGGIIGFPTGGSYTASKFAIEAMSEALAGEVAPFGIKVTILEPGQFATKFQSAVQSPPAIEAYDPIRQAIRSSFKPGEVGDPAATTAAIFEAVDATEPPLRLVLGSSTIPKFRAVYAKRLSNWEKWEAVSNAAQGEQHA from the coding sequence ATGTCGTCGTCAAAGGTCTGGTTCATCACTGGTGCTTCACGAGGGTTTGGCCGTGTCTGGGCGGAGGCGGCTCTCAAACGCGGCGACAGGGTTGTCGCCGCGGCACGAAACCCGGGCGATCTCGATGAACTCGTCAAGACTCACGCGGATGCAGTCCTGGTCTTACCACTCGACGTTACGGATCGCGATGCCGTCTTCAAGGCGGTCGCTCAAGCGTTCGTACATTTCGAGCGCCTGGATGTCATTCTGTGCAATGCCGGTTACGGTTACATGGGGGCAATCGAGGAATTGGAGCCCGCGCAGGTCAAAGCCAACTTTGAAACCAATGTGTTTGGGACACTGTCCGTCATTCAGGCAGCGCTGCCGATCTTACGGATACAGGGCAACGGTCACATCATCACGGTGTCGAGCATTGGGGGCATTATCGGTTTCCCAACCGGTGGAAGTTATACCGCCAGCAAATTTGCCATCGAAGCCATGTCGGAAGCACTGGCGGGTGAGGTGGCTCCTTTTGGAATCAAAGTTACTATCCTGGAACCGGGCCAATTCGCCACCAAATTTCAATCAGCGGTGCAATCTCCGCCGGCCATTGAGGCCTATGATCCGATACGTCAAGCGATTCGTTCGTCATTCAAACCCGGAGAAGTTGGTGATCCGGCAGCAACCACAGCAGCCATCTTCGAAGCAGTGGACGCTACTGAGCCGCCACTTCGCTTGGTACTCGGCTCGAGTACGATCCCAAAGTTCCGGGCGGTCTACGCGAAGCGGCTGAGCAACTGGGAGAAATGGGAAGCTGTATCGAACGCAGCGCAAGGCGAGCAACATGCTTAG
- a CDS encoding efflux transporter outer membrane subunit: protein MGATGCAVGPKYTKPNIQLAPFHNLPAVATQKTAKPAPHLETWWTGFDDPILVTVVQRALDQNLDLAAAFARVRQARAAAAAAGAQLKPTVDLGATGTALHQSVVNNFGSVANGLPGYKRDEREYISGAAASWEIDVSGGLRRGAAAAADELQAAQAEQLGTRITVAAEAADTYLQIREFQARLLVAQQLIDTDTHLLGLVRIRRRLGVATERETAQVEALLRQARSTVPPLRVALEAQLNRLDVLMAAQAGTYAEELSKPSAIPRIPAIGGADQPLDALRRRPDIIAAERRLAASNERIGVAVSDYYPKISLSGVLGFDSINGGILFNGKAFQAAGTGALRWRLFDFGKINAEVAQARGAYAGALAEYRQAAFKATEDIENALMELAQTQLRLEELQGEVVSLTRVRDLSERAYKSGAIPLSDVLDADSQLLVARNDVESIRAEAARAAVSTFRALGGGWDVSGNRNLVIPAAKH from the coding sequence CTGGGCGCAACGGGCTGCGCCGTGGGCCCGAAGTATACGAAGCCAAACATCCAGCTTGCTCCGTTTCACAACTTACCTGCGGTCGCCACTCAGAAAACGGCTAAACCGGCACCTCACCTCGAGACCTGGTGGACCGGCTTCGATGATCCGATACTCGTCACAGTCGTTCAACGTGCGCTTGACCAGAATCTTGATCTTGCGGCTGCGTTTGCCCGTGTTCGTCAAGCGCGGGCTGCTGCGGCGGCGGCGGGTGCCCAACTTAAGCCGACAGTCGATCTCGGGGCAACGGGTACAGCTTTACATCAAAGCGTTGTGAATAATTTTGGCTCTGTTGCGAATGGACTTCCAGGTTATAAACGCGACGAACGAGAATATATCTCCGGAGCAGCGGCGAGCTGGGAAATTGACGTTTCAGGCGGGCTGCGCCGCGGGGCAGCCGCGGCGGCTGACGAACTGCAAGCCGCCCAGGCTGAGCAGCTTGGCACCCGAATCACGGTGGCTGCGGAAGCAGCCGATACGTATCTTCAGATTAGGGAATTCCAGGCGCGACTTCTCGTAGCTCAGCAACTCATCGACACCGACACACATCTTCTGGGGTTGGTGAGGATCCGTCGACGCCTGGGAGTTGCAACCGAGCGAGAAACTGCACAAGTTGAGGCGCTTCTCAGGCAAGCCAGATCCACCGTACCTCCTTTGAGGGTCGCTCTTGAAGCACAGCTCAATAGACTGGATGTGCTTATGGCGGCTCAGGCGGGAACCTATGCCGAGGAGCTCTCTAAGCCAAGCGCAATTCCTAGAATTCCTGCAATCGGCGGAGCCGACCAACCTCTCGACGCCCTGCGTCGACGGCCCGATATCATCGCCGCCGAGCGCCGTCTGGCCGCTTCTAACGAACGAATAGGTGTTGCGGTTTCCGACTACTATCCTAAGATTTCACTTTCCGGCGTTCTGGGTTTTGACAGCATTAACGGAGGCATTCTTTTCAATGGGAAGGCTTTTCAGGCTGCCGGGACGGGAGCATTGCGATGGCGACTCTTCGATTTCGGCAAGATTAATGCCGAGGTCGCACAGGCGCGTGGCGCTTATGCTGGCGCGCTTGCAGAGTATCGGCAGGCAGCGTTCAAGGCAACAGAAGATATTGAGAATGCGCTGATGGAACTTGCGCAAACGCAACTTCGCTTAGAAGAACTGCAGGGCGAGGTAGTTTCTCTCACGAGAGTTCGCGACCTTTCGGAGCGGGCCTACAAGTCCGGCGCAATTCCACTGAGTGACGTTCTGGACGCAGATAGTCAACTTCTTGTTGCACGCAATGATGTCGAGAGCATCCGGGCGGAAGCAGCTCGCGCCGCAGTAAGCACCTTCCGCGCACTTGGCGGTGGATGGGACGTGAGCGGGAATCGGAATTTGGTCATACCAGCAGCCAAGCATTGA
- a CDS encoding efflux RND transporter periplasmic adaptor subunit, producing MISGMQRAADEQAENKGRRIVGRGSTKLWVAVGIAATVLVGAWLRYAPDTSGRSVEAHPTPFPQVVVSKPLIREFNTRIGFLGQFSAVNQIELRAQVGGKLTGIFFKDGDIVHSGDLLFTIEPRQYEIKLAEATAQLDVATARLLLADQQLGRAKELERGDAGTVENVDQRTSDQQTARASVEGAKAWVRDAQFDLEHCRIKAPFTGRIGTHLVSVGNLISGSRTAASPTTLLATLVSLDPIHLDFDMSESDFLAFSKHRSLAKNGPLHEKIDISLGNEDRYARQGVLDFMDNTLDRSSGTIHARATVRNPISL from the coding sequence ATGATCAGCGGAATGCAACGAGCCGCCGACGAGCAGGCAGAAAATAAGGGACGGCGAATCGTTGGACGAGGATCGACGAAGTTGTGGGTTGCCGTTGGGATAGCGGCGACAGTTCTTGTGGGTGCATGGCTCAGGTATGCGCCTGACACAAGTGGAAGATCTGTCGAGGCTCACCCCACCCCATTTCCACAGGTCGTGGTCAGCAAACCGCTCATTCGCGAGTTCAATACACGGATAGGTTTTCTGGGGCAATTTTCAGCGGTAAACCAGATCGAGCTTCGTGCTCAGGTTGGTGGCAAGCTTACAGGAATTTTCTTCAAAGATGGAGATATCGTCCACAGCGGCGATCTTCTCTTCACCATTGAGCCGCGTCAGTATGAGATCAAACTCGCGGAGGCGACCGCTCAACTTGATGTAGCGACAGCTCGCCTCTTGTTGGCGGATCAACAACTTGGTCGCGCCAAAGAGTTGGAGCGTGGCGATGCCGGGACTGTCGAGAACGTCGATCAACGTACATCCGACCAACAAACCGCGCGGGCTTCAGTCGAAGGTGCTAAAGCCTGGGTTCGCGATGCGCAATTCGATCTCGAACATTGCCGGATTAAGGCTCCCTTCACGGGGCGCATCGGTACGCATCTCGTTTCCGTAGGCAATCTCATCTCTGGTAGTCGTACAGCGGCAAGTCCCACAACCTTGTTAGCGACCCTCGTCTCGCTCGACCCCATTCACTTGGATTTCGACATGAGTGAATCCGATTTCCTAGCGTTCTCAAAGCATCGCTCGCTTGCTAAGAACGGCCCTTTGCACGAAAAGATCGACATAAGTTTGGGCAATGAAGACCGATACGCGCGGCAAGGTGTCCTGGACTTCATGGACAACACTCTTGATCGATCAAGTGGCACGATCCATGCCCGAGCTACCGTTAGAAACCCGATCTCTTTATGA